From Zea mays cultivar B73 chromosome 3, Zm-B73-REFERENCE-NAM-5.0, whole genome shotgun sequence:
AATGTGGTTATTTCGGTTGATCTGGTATCTCTACATTCGGCAAGGGCTTATCGGAGTTAGCTACATGTACTCTCTGAGTCACAACAAGCCATCGAGGAGATAGAAGAGGAAGAAGAGAAGGTAGAAGATGGTCACACCTAGATCCCATATATTAGGTCTATTTACCCCATAATTTTTTATGTGCCCGATCTGACCACATCAAATCGTGTCATGTTACTTATTTCTGTGCAGCCCTACTAATTTATTAAACATATGATATATTTTGCATTAGACGTCTGATTTATTCCATTCAAATTGCGTCAGGTTCATATTAATTTTTcctacataataataataatatagttTTAATTATGAGACATGTTTTAAACTAATTGTTTAACCAATGGTTATTAAAATGGCTTTAAATTAAAACTAATTTTAAATTCTAATCTGTTATTTTTTATAAATTATTGTTAAAGTGATTAATATTTAGATTTAATAGTTGCTTAGTTTAAAACGTGGATATCTGTTAGATCCTATCTATTAGATTTATTATGCCTAAAATATCATTTTATCCATAAATTATTCAttataactctgattttagtgattctcgaacccacgatctcgtagcaacacgcAGAATATTTTTATGCAGTTTGTACTTGTGTTTTGATGTGATGTtagttttgcctataccatgtttgtttgtattgctacgtttagcagcgaggtcacgagtcacctgaagagcaagttggtacctagaatctcgagtcccaggcaagttgtgcccttaatcacttttatttacccaataatgtcctctataatcattttatcatgcaaaggcttaattttgatgggacccaataggtcaccctagtttggtcatcttcacaccttgtttaccccttgtTGGGGAcctgcttcgtcaccgaaggtcctctaagcaagttGGCACAAGCAGACATAGCATGAAGGTACAGAccgaagctacgatccagggagcttcggcataatgatatgccttgagacgaagggttgcaccgacctaaaaaggaaaaaactgatcggtccatgatagtttgtgtcatgtttgTAGTCACTtgtcgagggcatgaatgtaatttcgaccgggctgcgtcccgtgtctataaatagattaacagtaaccacgtactgttcacgctgacttgtattcacttgcacgtcacacttggatttttgtcttctatcaagccgaaggtataaatgtaattcaatattgtttatattcATTCTCGAtgctatattaatgatgtcatatgattattcatgatgCTTCTCATTATTTActgagattatgaaggtatgtccttcataaccttcatctgaagatcatttatcctaagggagataatgcttcgaaggacgaaggtctttaaccattaatattttgtgttgccttgttcttaattcatagcatttgagaacaagtccccaacattggcgcccacctccggtgaactcacttccactgttgagttgatggcttcgttcaacaaccaagtcataacaccttcggctacgaagctggtgctcccaatcatgggtggttcaagttcagagccagctaacaagaagcagaagaaggaagcacagagaagattgcagcatgttggggtgcaaggacccttcatcaggtccaagtggtcccacattccaatcaccttctcccaagaggatcttcagctaaaagattatcctcacaatgatgctatggtcatatcttgtgccatcaagggttttctggtccacaatgttctggttgacacaggcagtgcagcagacattatatttgcaaaggccttcaagcagatgcaagaaccagaggacaagatccatgattctacacaccctctttgtggcttcggaggacggcagattgtggcacttggcaaaatcacaatgccagttaccttcggctatgtccacaacacaagaactgagcaagtcatttttgacattgttgacatcacTACTAAAAAATCACCTTCTTGCAATGGGCAAAAATCGTTGCGATAGACCATAAATCGTTGCGATAGGCACCAATTGCGATAGAACAACTGTCGTTGCCTGCTCTTGCAGAACAGAGTGGCAATAGGCTATAGCAACAATTTTACGTTCTGTTGCAATTACTACATCTTTTGCAACGTATTCAAGTGTTGCAGCAGTTCGTTGTTACAATGGACTATTCTGTTGCAATAAGTTATATTGCAACTATTACGATAGTTGCCAAAAACTCTATTGCCACAACATATTTCATGGTAATAAGTGTTAATGCCACGTTTAAATCTGTTGCAAATGGCTTTGTTACCACAAGATGCTGTGTGGCAACAAAACACTAGTGCCACACCAGTGACTCGTGGCAACAAGATGTATTGCCATGCAAATAATTTCGTTGCATTTGATCATTTTGCAACATAATGTGTCTCGTGGCTACATGACCTTTTTGCTATAAAATTATCTGTGGTAACAACCGATATAACAACAAAAAATATCGTAACAAATGATGTTGCAACAAGAAGAAAAGGTTGCGACTACCGAAGTCCCAACGAAATAGATCCATGGTAATTACATCTTATTGCAACAAAAAAATCATTGCAACTGAACCATACAACAACCAATAAAACCGTTGCATTTACATATATTCAAACCCACAATTTATACGACAATGCATTTTGCATTTGTATTGGGTAGAAAATGTTATGCAAAAGAATTATATTTTACATCAGTAACGTAAGAACCAAAATTGACAACCATAATATTTGTCTCTTATCTCATATATTAACTACATCCATACCATAAGTTGTAACAAATAGGTTGCACCAAATAAATAGTGGCCAAATACAAATTAATTTGATAACATAGCTCACAGTCATAACATCCTCATACTAGCTTGGTTGTGATAACATAGATAATAAACTACTCAGGACTAGCAAATTATTGGAAGTTTTTTTTGTCATCGTGTACCCCTCCATCCCCTCCATTGATGCAAGCGATGGTTAGCTAGGCTGACGACGATATCACGACGACAAGGAACCTGTTGGAAGTGTTAAAAACAATAATTAGTAAAGCTACAATAACTTGGTTAATCATTAGTGAAAGACTACAACTGTAGTGCCTACAGCTACAGCTACAGCACAACTCCTAGCAagcagcatcagcagcagcaAGCAGCAAGCAGCAACATGCAGCATGCAACAGCAACAACATGTAGCAGCACGCAGCTAGCAGCGGCAAGCAACAAACAGTAGCAACCATCAGCAAGCAGCAAGTAGCAACACGCAGCATGCAacaagcagcaacaacaacacgcAGCAGCACGCAGCTAGCAGCGGCAAGCAACAAACAGTAGCACGCAGCAAACAGGAAGCACGCAGCAGCAAGCGTTCTACTCTATCTCTACCAGAGAAGGCAGCTGCAGCACCAGCCTAACAAGAGCGAAAACAGGCTACCAAATAAGCATGCTGCACAGAGCCACAAACATGTGTACTGCTCATATGGTTAACTAAAATCTGTTTAGGCTACTAAAATCCATTGCATGCACAACtacaaaagaaataaaaaaagattGTGGACATACCTTAAACACACTTTGATAGAGCTTCTTAAGTTGATCTACCTTGCTTCTCGCTTGCACTTGCGGATTGTACCTATTATCATATCCAGgattacaaaaacaaaactatcaaAAAAATGTTGTAAAACAGTTTATATGATCATAATACAAGAACATTTGCATTCCATACACATTCGCTTCTTTTGTTGCCCCTTGCCTGCACACGTCTTGTCACAGCATTCCTTAGAGTGTAAGAGCTAATATAGTTTGCTGGCATATTGTCTTTCTTATTGTTTGTGTCTGGTGTACGAACGTTGTTTGCACTACTTGGTGCAGGTGCAGGAGAATCAGCTGGGATGAATTCAGGAGGTTTAGTAGGGACAACGGAAGAAGGATCGATTGGAGTGGTGCTTTCACGGTTGCTCTGCATTAAACAATTGATCAAACAATTTATGTTGCAAAAGTTTCTAATAGCAATGATGGTAAAAATACAAATATCAAATTTTATACCTGTTGTGCTAcaacagcaagggcagcaaccatttcttgcctcatttcttctctaagcacttgtctttttttttcttcttcttcttgcagtGCTTGCATTTTTTCCTGGAGTATTCTTTCTCGTTCTGCAACCTCACACGCAAGTTTTTCATTTAACAACTGGACCTGACTTTCGAGTTCAATGTTTTTTTGGTTGGTTGCAACCGTGGCACGAGCTTGTTCGAGGAACTTTGATTCCATCACTTGACTTCTTGTTGGATATCTTGATAGGTACCCATGACCATGAAGTCTGTTTGCCTTACATCCTGTTGTTTCCTTGAATGTTGTTTGGAAAATAGCATTTTCCTCTTCTCTTGTTAGATAAAATTTTTCTGTTTGATATATTTTCTCAGCAATTTTCTCAGCTGCGTTCTCCTGAAAAGAACAATATAGTTCAAGTTagctcaattcaaataagaattgATGCCGAGTATTTTAAAGTATGTTTTAGTAGTAAGCTTTGTGATTTACTCACATAAATGCCACGTGAAGCCTCTTCCGACCATTCATCATTTTTACAATGAGTAATCATCCAAAGGGATAGATCGGTTGGTTCTATACCAGTTTCTGGATCTCTCTGTAATGTGAAGAATGTATCATACAAGTTTGTCATTAATCATGGAAAATAAAGTAGTGGTCATATCATTACCTGTTGAAAGCTTATTTGGGAAAAAGTTCTAGAACCCATTATATGCTTCGTTCTTTGTTTCTGACGGTTTTCCGAGTTCCGGCTGCTTATTTTCTAGAAAATAATAATAGTTGGAAATGAATTAATAAATAAATCGCTAGAATCATCCATATTATGCAAGTGCCAATCGTTAAAGTAAAGGAAATGAAATAGCAAACCTGGAATTTCTCAGATCCAAAATACAACACCATGTAATGCCACTCGACGATGTCTACATCTTCAGGCTTGTTTTTCATCCTTTCAGCATAACTATTGTATGCCTTGTATGTTGAGCTTAACGTTGATCGCCATCCTTTGTATCTCTCCTTAGCAATAGACCAGATCTTTTCATGCGCGTCCTCATTGGTTAGAAACTCCCACCTTCGCTGTTTCAGTTTTGATATAAAGAGAAGGTTAATTGTCTAGTAATTTGGGAATAGTAGACCACTAATAGTTCTAGCTAACTGTTAGGGCTCAAGTAAAGAAATTTCACATACCAGTACGTCAGAGGCTATAGAAGATCTAACATTGAGCTCTATATCTTTCCACTTTTTCACTCCAATGAGTGGTGCCTTTTTCTTTGTAAACAATACGATTTCATCCACAAAAGTGCGAGCGTTTGGTCCTACAGGACCTCCAAGCTTAGATGAAAATTCAATCTTAAGTTTGTGATCACCGTTCTTGATCCGCTTGGTGGCTGCTGCTATACCCTTAAGGGTACCACGCCCCTCCTTTTTAAAGACTCCATCGTTATCTACATATATACCAATAACATCTGAATGGGTAGAAATATTCAAAGTAGAAGATTGCAACATTTGAATAAAAAACACTCTTAGTAAAAAATACCAGGATCTCTTTTCCTATGACGTCTAGCATGAGATGGCCAATTAGTAGTAGGTTTGCTGCTGCCATGAATTTCTTCATCTGATAATATTAGGTCATCATTGCTTTGTCGTTCATACAATACTGCGGATAGCATAGGCATCAGTTACATCTCTAACAATTTGCGAAAATATAGACTATATGTTAGTAGGCTGTAAATAAAAGAAATTACAGATATCTGGAAGATCGCCTTGATGCCTTAACCATTCTTTATATGTTTTGATCGTATCCTCCCTGAAGTCATCCATTAAATCTGCACTTAAACAATATGTAAGTTTAACTGTGGAAACTATAACATATCATGTATTTAATGTAATGAGTTTGACATCTTAACTTACCCGTTTCTGGATTATCATGTTGTAGTATTGCAAGCCACTCCTTATATGCATCAATCGACACTTCTATAGTTTCTTCATCAACATTTGTTCGCTGTCTTGGACGCTTGATGGGAGTTATGCTTACCTCTAGATCACTGGGTGGATCTTTTGTGAGCACAAAACTTATTTTTCTCTCATCCATGTTATCAGACAGCATGGCCTCTTCTTGGTGGATGTAATCAAGTGCCAATAGCCTGGATCGAtcaatgccacatcgtttcttgtAAAACAAGAAGTCCCTCCCAGAATATCCAAGTTTCGATTTTATGTACACCACGTTGTAAAAGGCAACATAAGCTTTATCAATATTTACTGTGACAATTTCTTTTCCAGGTTGTGCTCCAATGCAATGGAATTTCAAGGTCCATATCTCACcagtcaacctgccacacaaataTATTTTATGCAAACAATGACTAAAATAGTGTTGTAAAAAGATTTCATTCAACAATTAAGAGGTATGAAAACAATATACTATAATTATGATCTGCGCCAAGGCCAAAGCAGTAGAGAACAATATGGGTAGATAGATTTTTACTTGTCAGGAAGATCAAAGAAGACGTTCTTCCCGGCCATAATCTCGTCCACAATCCGTGTACCAAGTTGGCTACCATTGTCGTTGGTGCACATATTAGCTTCATTGCTTGTCGGCTGCAAACCTCCTTGAGTCGTCATCCTGGTGGAACACGCAGAAAGTATGACTCTGATTTAGTTTTCAAGGCTATTTGCTTGTTACAGCTTCTCACCAATATTCtgaatataattatatatatatatttatatttgcTGGAGCTGTCATTTTGCTGTGGTTCTAGCTAACTGTTAATGATCAAATAATCACTTACAACTTGCCACCTTGGTTGTGTTCACAAGCTCGAGTAGTAATGCACTAGAATTTTCTAAGTATAATGAAGACACACTAGCATCATGCACGCCATGTAGAATAATACCAAGTACAATAGCACTGTTGCTCATGTAGAATAATACGAAGTACTAGCATCATATTCTCTGCATATGCTCATGTAGAATAATACGAAGTGCAGCAGCAGTAAAAAGCAAGCCAGCTTGAAGCGGTGGTGATTGGTGAACGTGGGGAGGGCGCGCAGCGTGGAGAGCAGGCGTACAGTAGCCCGAAGCGGTGGTGATTGGTGACGTGAACAGCTCAACTGCAGTGTCAGGACTCGGGAGGCCAGAGGCGCCGCGGCGGACGCGATGGTGAACTGGTGATTGGTCGGGCGCGTACGCCGTACGCGCGTGGATATGGTCGGGCCTCGGGCGACCCACGGCCGGTGTCGAGGGTGGCTCAGCCGCGCAGCGAAGAGTTGTCGAGGGACGGCCGGACGGAGGAAGCACGATTCGGCTAGTCGGACGGAGGAAGGAGAAGCAGGATTTTGGACTCTGGCAGCGGCGGCGTGGAGAAGTCAGAGGAGTGAGCGCTAGGTTTCTGGACGCTTTAGCCAATTAGCCCGTGGCCCTGTGGCCGGCGCTTagatggactgggcctcaaagttGCACTGATGTCTGGACTCTGGAGCAGGCTCTATTGAATTATTCCCGAACTAAAAATACGGTAAGAAAAACGGGATCATCCCGATTAAAAACAGGATCCCGGTTAAACGGTCGGAAAAACAACTCTACCGTTTCCGTTTTCGTTTACCGTTTTGTATATCCCGTTTTCGTACCGTTTTTGTTTTTTAGACGGGTTCGAAAATGACCGGGACAAAACTAACAAAATCGGTTATACGATAACGGTTGGTATGGGATTTTCCCATCCTACTTTCATCCCTAGTCACCAGGGGCGGAGCCAAGGGGGGGCCGGCAGGGGCCATGGCCCCTCCCAAGGCTGCCACATAGACAAGAGTATATATAGTCTAAATTTTGTGTGTTTAAATCTATATACTCTAAAATTTAAGCAGCATAATTAATCAAAGGTTTAATATAGTGGTTGGTAATATATGATCCATAACTCTGTTGTAGTATGCCAACCGAAGTCTAAAAGAGACAAAGAATATAAGATAAAATATTCGTTGAACGACCAATCGATGCATGAAACGTCAAACCTAATTCGCTTGCAGACGCTGATATCTGAACCTCACCCACTTATGATTCATCCTATCATTTCGCTAGGCAGCCGCCGATTGCCGCTGACCACTTGACTTGCCACTGCCATAGCCTCACAACCAAAGTCCAAAGAAGGTGATCACACGAAGCAGTAGAATGAGTGCCAGCAACTTATATACATACTACATTAGATCTCATGGATAATAAAACCTATAAATTTCAACTAAAGTTGTCACCTGATAGTTGGTGTGTACACAACAAATTTGACATGTACCTATGTAGGTTGACGAATTTTCATGGATTCTCGAGTCTAGTTGGATTTTTGAACTCTCTCATAAATTTGTTAGCTGCCTCATGAATACGATCATTATATAAAAGTTGAATCTCATCGGTCACATATTCATCGTTTTATCGTCTTTATTTTTTTGGTATTGTTCTTGCGTCACAACTTTAGTTCAATATATTAATTAGCTATAAAAGAGACTCATGGACTAAGATAATTTATAAAGGTTTAGAATTCTTATTTCATAGCGAGTGCTTAAAATTAGTAACATTATATAATATTTTTA
This genomic window contains:
- the LOC118476801 gene encoding uncharacterized protein, translating into MTTQGGLQPTSNEANMCTNDNGSQLGTRIVDEIMAGKNVFFDLPDKLTGEIWTLKFHCIGAQPGKEIVTVNIDKAYVAFYNVVYIKSKLGYSGRDFLFYKKRCGIDRSRLLALDYIHQEEAMLSDNMDERKISFVLTKDPPSDLEVSITPIKRPRQRTNVDEETIEVSIDAYKEWLAILQHDNPETDLMDDFREDTIKTYKEWLRHQGDLPDILLYERQSNDDLILSDEEIHGSSKPTTNWPSHARRHRKRDPDNDGVFKKEGRGTLKGIAAATKRIKNGDHKLKIEFSSKLGGPVGPNARTFVDEIVLFTKKKAPLIGVKKWKDIELNVRSSIASDVLRRWEFLTNEDAHEKIWSIAKERYKGWRSTLSSTYKAYNSYAERMKNKPEDVDIVEWHYMVLYFGSEKFQKISSRNSENRQKQRTKHIMGSRTFSQISFQQRDPETGIEPTDLSLWMITHCKNDEWSEEASRGIYENAAEKIAEKIYQTEKFYLTREEENAIFQTTFKETTGCKANRLHGHGYLSRYPTRSQVMESKFLEQARATVATNQKNIELESQVQLLNEKLACEVAERERILQEKMQALQEEEEKKRQVLREEMRQEMVAALAVVAQQSNRESTTPIDPSSVVPTKPPEFIPADSPAPAPSSANNVRTPDTNNKKDNMPANYISSYTLRNAVTRRVQARGNKRSECVQSASASEKQGRST